TAAATATGCCTCTGCGTCATCGGCCCTGTCGGGACACCCGCCTCGGCCGGGGCGGGGCGGGCCACCCCCGGTCGACCGGGTCCGACTCCGCCCCGCCCCTTACCCCTGCGGGCCGACCGGTCGGTTCGGCGTTGGCGCCGGTGCGGCGGGCCGACCGGCCAGGGCCGGTGGCCAGGCCAGCAGCAACGACATCCCGAGGCCGGCGAGCACCCCGGCGAGGGAGAGCAGGACGTCGGAGTCGGCGGAGTTGATGGGGCTGTTGCCGGCCAGCGCGGTGAACGGTGCGGCGACGGGCAGCAGCATCATCGCGACGGCCGCCGCGAGCAGCATCGCCGTCGGGCCGATCAGCGTGGCGAACGCGGCCAGCCCGTGGCGGCCCCAGTCGGGCCGGCCGTCCGGCCAGTCCCACGCCACGACGGTGACCCCGGTGAGCAGCACACCGCCGAGGAGGACCCCGGGCAGCAGCCGCCCGTCCTCGGGAGCGATCGTGCGTACCCACCCGACGACCAGGAGGGTAGCCGCGACCGTCGCGACCGCCGCCCAGCGCCGGGGCCAGGTCGGGGCCGGCGCCGCCGCCAACGCGCAGCCGAGGGCCACCACGATCAGCAGCGCGGCCGTGGCGAACGCCGACGTGTTCAGCTCCGGCTCACGGTCCGTCGGCGACTCGATTCCGGCGGCCACGATTGCGAGCACGCCGGCCACGCTGGCCGCGACCGCCGGCACCCGCCGGTCCGCCCCGCCGACCGCGCGCTCCACAGCGGACGGTGCTGCGGTGCGGCGTACCAGGAACACCACCAGCGCGGCGAGCACCGCGCAGCCGCCGACGGCGAGCAGCACGGTCGGCGCGGCGCCGGTCGGGTCGGCCCGGTCGACCGCCACGTCGGCCACGACCCAGACGCCGCCGAGCAGCACGGCGGGCCCGGCCCAGCGGCGGTCCCCCCGGCCGGCGAGCACCAGCGCCAGCACGACCGCGACGATCGTGGCGAACCGCAGGTCGCGAGCCCAGTAGGCGTTGTTGCCGGGAAGGTTCTCCGACCACGGGCCGATCGGCTCGGTCAGCGGCTGCAGCACGGTCATGTTGACCGCCCACAGCACGACGGCGGCGGCGGCGAGGATCAACCCGACCAGGCGCGCGGAACGCATCCTCGCACCGTAGCCGCCGCCCGCCGTGTCCGCTGACCCCGAGGACACGCGGCGCGGTCAGCCGACCGGCCGCACGACCGCCCTGCGACGCAGCAGCCGCCACGTCGGCACGGTGGCCGCCGCGAGCGCGAGCAGCAGGCACAGACCGACGACCCCGCCGACCACCGGCCACGGCACCACCAGGTCCACCGGCGCGCCCAACTGTTCGGCGAGGCCGGCGCGGATGCCCAGCAGACCGGCGAAAGCCACCGCCCCACCGAGCACGGCACCCACCAGCACCACCAGCGCAGACTCGGCGGCGACCAGTCGCACGACCTGCCGTCGGGTCGCCCCGGCCAGCCGGATGAGCCGCAGGTCGGCGGCCCGGCCGACGGCCGCCATCAGCAGCGTGTTGACCACGGCGATGCCGCCGTAGCCGGCCGTCACCGCGATGAGCATCACGGTGGCCAGCCAGACGAGCGTGTCCTCCGCCCGGTCCGCCTCGGCGGCCCACGTGGCGAGGTCCACCACTCGGGCGCCGGGTGGCGGGGTGATCGGTTCGGTCAGGTACACCGCCGAGGTGAGCGCCGACGGGTCGTGCGCGCGGACGACGGCCCGCGGCAGGAGAAGGTCGCCGGGGATGGAGTCGTCGGACACGACCGCCACCACCCGCAGCGGCACCCGCTCCCCGTCGGCGAAGACCACCGGGAACGGCTCGGCGGGCAGCGCCGGCACCGTGGAAGCGGGCAGCCCGCCCGCCGACACCGCCGAGGCGGGCAGCGCGACGGCGTCGTCACCGCGCAGGTCGTCCAGGGATCCGGCGAGCACGGTGAGCACCCGGTTCGCAGCGGTGAACGCCGCCGGGTCGACCCCGAGCGCGGTCAGCGGCCGGTACGGAGCGGGCGGGCCGTCGCCGGGAACGAACACCCGGCTGGGCAGCACGGACGCGCCCGGGGCCGCCGCCACGGCCGGATCGGACAACCCGGGCGCCCGGTCGGGCAGCAGCACCCAGCCGGCGTCGACGACGCTCGCGCGGTTCGCCGCGTACACGGCGGTGGTGGTCCGCACCATGCCGGACACGAGGACCGCGAAGGCGACGGTGAGCAGGACCGGCGCGGCCGTCGACGCGGTCCGCCGGGTGGCGGTCAGCGCACCGGCGCGCACCAGCAGGGCGATCGCGCCGCCACGACGCCGCAGCGGCGGGGCGAGCAGCCCCACGAGTGGGCCGACGAACGCGGGCGCGAGCACGGCGGCGCCGGTCACCAGGGCCATCACCATGAGCAGGGCGAAGTTCGCCCCCTCCTGGGCGTCCGGGGTCGTGGCCGTCGCGACGGCGAACGCGGCGCCCACCGCGACGAGGAGTCCACCGGCGACGGCCCGGATTCGCCCCATCCGCCGCTGCTCCACCGCCGCCTCCCGCAGCGCCTCCAGCGGACGCACCCGCGCGGCCCGCCGAGCCGCCCACCACACGGCCAGCAGCGCGACCGTCGGACCCGTCGCCAACGACACCGCCGCCGGCCAGAGGGTGTACCGGACGGCGAAGGTCGCCGGCTCGAAGCGGGCGTCGACGAGCAGCCGGCCCAGCACCGGGGCGAGTGCGGCGCCGGCCAGCAGTCCGGCGAGCGCTCCGGTGGCGCCGATCACGAGCGCCTGCCGGCGCAGCAGGCGGCGGACCTGCCGCGGCGTGGCACCGACGGCCCGCAGCAGGGCCAGTTCGCGGCGGCGCTGCGCCACCGCGTACGCGAAGGTCGCGGCGACCACGAACACCGTGACGAAGCCGGCGAGGGCGGCCGTGGCGGTGAGCAGCTGCATGCCGACCCACCGGGTCCGCGCGTCGTCCGGCGGTTCCAACGCGCCGCGCCCGTTCCCGGTGAGGACCCGGCCGTCGCCGCCGACGGCGGTGCGCGCGGCGGCGGCGACCCGCTCGGGGTCGGCGTCCGGGGCCAGGAGCAGGCCGATCGCGCGTACGCCGGGCGACAGGGCAGCGGCGACCTCGTCCGCGACGTGGAGGCCGGGCCCGTCGAGCAGCCCGGTGACCGTGTACGCCGCGGGGCCGCTCGCGGTCAACACCGTGACCGGGTCGGCGGGGCGTAGGCCGAGGGCGGCGTCGACGGCCACCTCCTGGGGGCCGCGGGGCGCGACCCCCGTGGTCAACCGCGTCCCGCTGAGGCGGATGCTCGACCAGCCGTGCCCCTCGTGGGCGTCCTGCCGCTGGCCGTCCGTGGCCGGTGGGCGTCCGTCGACGAGCGGCTGGGCGTAGAAGGTGCGGTCCGGCACGGCCGCCTCCACGCCGGGCAGGGCGGCCAGCCGCGCGGCGAGCGCGCCGGCGGCCGACGCGGACCAGGGTCGGGTGGGCGGGAACGGGTCGCCCGGGCTCGACGCCTCGGGGCTCTGCACGACCACCGCCGCGCGTGCCCACCGGTCCGGCACCTGCGGGCGTCCCGACGCCAGCAGCAGGGTCGACGACGCGATGAGCGCCACGCCGATCGCGACGGCCGCGAAGGCGCCCGCCGACCGCCGGCCGGTCAGCACGACGGCTCCGCTGCCAGGTCGGTGATGCGGGCGGCGATCTCCCCCGTGGTGAGCGGGCCGGTCAGCTCGTCGACGAGGCGGCCGTCGGCGAGCAGGAGGACCCGGTCGGCGTACGCGGCGGCGGCCGGGTCGTGGGTCACCATCACGACGGTCTGCCCGTGCCCGTCGACCAGCCCGCGCAGCAGCCGCAGCACCTGGTGGGAGGCGGTGCTGTCCAGCGCTCCCGTGGGTTCGTCGGCGAAGACCACCGCCGGTCGGGTCGCCAGCGCCCGGGCGATGGCGACGCGCTGCTGCTCGCCGCCGGACAGTTCACTCGGCCGGTGCCGGGCGCGGTCAGCCAGGCCCACGGCGGCAAGCGCGGCGGTCGCCTCGTCGTCGGACGGTCCCCGGCCGGCGAGGCGCAGCGGCAGCGCGACGTTCTGCGCCGCGGTCAGTGTCGAGATCAGGTTGAACGCCTGGAACACGAAGCCGATCCGGTCCCGGCGCAGCCGGGTCAGGTCGTCCTCGCCGAGCCGGTCCAGGCGTACGCCGTCGACGGTGACGACGCCCTCGGCCGGGCGGTCCAGCCCCGCGGCGCAGTGCAGCAGAGTGGACTTCCCGGACCCGGAGGGGCCCATCACCGCCGTGAACGTGCCGCTGTCGAAGCCGGTCGTCACGCCGTCGAGCGCCGTGACCCGGCGGTTGCCCGAGCCGTACACCGCCCGCAAACCGGTCAGCGTCACCGTCTGTGTCGTCATGCTCCTACGCTGCCGCGACGGGCGCGGGTCGCGCGTCGTGCCGGGGAGGACACCTCGCCGCCCTCCCCGAGGATG
This genomic stretch from Micromonospora krabiensis harbors:
- a CDS encoding ABC transporter permease, with the protein product MLTGRRSAGAFAAVAIGVALIASSTLLLASGRPQVPDRWARAAVVVQSPEASSPGDPFPPTRPWSASAAGALAARLAALPGVEAAVPDRTFYAQPLVDGRPPATDGQRQDAHEGHGWSSIRLSGTRLTTGVAPRGPQEVAVDAALGLRPADPVTVLTASGPAAYTVTGLLDGPGLHVADEVAAALSPGVRAIGLLLAPDADPERVAAAARTAVGGDGRVLTGNGRGALEPPDDARTRWVGMQLLTATAALAGFVTVFVVAATFAYAVAQRRRELALLRAVGATPRQVRRLLRRQALVIGATGALAGLLAGAALAPVLGRLLVDARFEPATFAVRYTLWPAAVSLATGPTVALLAVWWAARRAARVRPLEALREAAVEQRRMGRIRAVAGGLLVAVGAAFAVATATTPDAQEGANFALLMVMALVTGAAVLAPAFVGPLVGLLAPPLRRRGGAIALLVRAGALTATRRTASTAAPVLLTVAFAVLVSGMVRTTTAVYAANRASVVDAGWVLLPDRAPGLSDPAVAAAPGASVLPSRVFVPGDGPPAPYRPLTALGVDPAAFTAANRVLTVLAGSLDDLRGDDAVALPASAVSAGGLPASTVPALPAEPFPVVFADGERVPLRVVAVVSDDSIPGDLLLPRAVVRAHDPSALTSAVYLTEPITPPPGARVVDLATWAAEADRAEDTLVWLATVMLIAVTAGYGGIAVVNTLLMAAVGRAADLRLIRLAGATRRQVVRLVAAESALVVLVGAVLGGAVAFAGLLGIRAGLAEQLGAPVDLVVPWPVVGGVVGLCLLLALAAATVPTWRLLRRRAVVRPVG
- a CDS encoding ABC transporter ATP-binding protein, whose product is MTTQTVTLTGLRAVYGSGNRRVTALDGVTTGFDSGTFTAVMGPSGSGKSTLLHCAAGLDRPAEGVVTVDGVRLDRLGEDDLTRLRRDRIGFVFQAFNLISTLTAAQNVALPLRLAGRGPSDDEATAALAAVGLADRARHRPSELSGGEQQRVAIARALATRPAVVFADEPTGALDSTASHQVLRLLRGLVDGHGQTVVMVTHDPAAAAYADRVLLLADGRLVDELTGPLTTGEIAARITDLAAEPSC